A window of the Chrysiogenia bacterium genome harbors these coding sequences:
- a CDS encoding WD40 repeat domain-containing protein has product MRKWLSGLLVLAMLAGFSGCSSCDRDKKPSEGAAKSEATPAEPEVVAAPDFGGSHVLEGHTDRITCIALSPDGKLLASASWDKTIRIWDVAKAELVTELTGHEDKVESVAWSSDGKWLASGSWDQSVRLWDTSDWQQIATFSGPPGRGLIVAFAPTGSLMAYGGRNGKLFLYDAATREELKVFDAHAGPITGIAFSPKGRILASSGEDKTIQLFDLQKLEKEGTIGAKDGHSQWLSSVSFSPDGRYVVSGSGDSTAKIWDVATGEEVRTLEGHKGWVFSSAFTPDGQLIATGANDNEVIVWDFNTGKEVARRSQHKDWVFDVAFSPDGNTLYSAGKDNVIRY; this is encoded by the coding sequence ATGCGCAAGTGGCTTTCGGGACTTTTGGTGTTGGCGATGCTGGCCGGGTTCTCCGGCTGCAGTTCCTGTGATCGCGACAAGAAGCCGTCCGAGGGCGCGGCAAAGAGTGAGGCGACGCCGGCCGAGCCGGAGGTCGTGGCGGCGCCGGATTTCGGCGGCTCGCACGTGCTCGAAGGGCACACCGACCGCATCACCTGCATCGCGCTCTCGCCCGATGGAAAGCTGCTGGCTTCGGCGTCCTGGGACAAGACGATCCGCATCTGGGACGTCGCAAAGGCGGAACTCGTGACCGAGCTGACCGGCCATGAGGACAAGGTGGAATCGGTGGCGTGGTCGAGTGATGGCAAGTGGCTGGCCAGCGGGAGCTGGGACCAGAGCGTGCGGCTCTGGGATACCTCCGACTGGCAACAGATCGCGACCTTCTCGGGGCCTCCGGGGCGGGGACTCATTGTCGCCTTCGCGCCGACGGGCTCGCTGATGGCCTATGGCGGGCGCAACGGGAAACTCTTCCTCTATGACGCGGCGACGCGCGAGGAACTCAAGGTCTTCGACGCCCATGCCGGGCCGATCACTGGCATCGCCTTCTCGCCCAAGGGCCGCATCCTCGCCAGCTCGGGTGAGGACAAGACGATTCAGCTCTTCGATCTGCAGAAGCTCGAGAAGGAAGGCACCATCGGCGCCAAGGACGGGCACAGCCAGTGGCTCAGCTCGGTGAGTTTCTCGCCCGACGGGCGCTACGTGGTGAGCGGCAGCGGCGATTCGACGGCAAAGATCTGGGACGTGGCGACCGGCGAGGAAGTGCGCACCCTTGAAGGGCACAAGGGCTGGGTCTTCTCCTCGGCCTTTACGCCCGACGGCCAGCTCATTGCCACCGGGGCCAACGACAATGAAGTGATCGTGTGGGACTTCAATACGGGCAAGGAAGTTGCCCGCCGCTCCCAGCACAAGGACTGGGTCTTCGACGTGGCCTTCTCGCCCGACGGCAACACGCTCTACAGCGCGGGCAAGGACAACGTGATTCGGTACTAG
- a CDS encoding sulfite exporter TauE/SafE family protein, whose product MYDLSPLNIVLLVAAGVGSGFINTLAGGGSLLTLPALILLGMPADFANGTNRISVLAQSASTVMGFHGAGKFDSKAAVSILAPAAFGSLIGSLTATWIDPKLLEPLLLFAMLAMAAVLALRPKAIAPTEAVLNLTVQEKPVAIFYLFLVGLYGGFAQAGVGYLSLLVLGAVLRYDLVRANALKIAISGMFGIVPLAVFLLAGKVLWVPGAVLAVATIVGSRLGVRFALDAKADTLRWILFGCVVLACSVLLWRRFGPLVMG is encoded by the coding sequence ATGTACGACCTCAGCCCCCTCAATATCGTCCTTCTCGTCGCGGCCGGGGTGGGATCTGGCTTCATCAATACGCTCGCGGGCGGCGGCTCGCTGCTCACCCTGCCGGCGCTCATCCTGCTGGGGATGCCCGCCGATTTCGCCAACGGCACCAACCGCATCAGCGTGCTGGCCCAGTCGGCCTCCACGGTCATGGGTTTCCACGGCGCGGGCAAGTTCGACTCCAAGGCCGCGGTGAGCATCCTGGCGCCGGCGGCCTTCGGCTCGCTCATCGGCTCACTCACCGCTACGTGGATCGATCCAAAGCTACTCGAACCCCTGCTGCTCTTTGCCATGCTGGCCATGGCCGCCGTGCTGGCGCTGCGGCCCAAGGCCATTGCACCCACCGAAGCCGTGCTCAACCTGACAGTGCAGGAAAAGCCCGTTGCCATCTTCTACCTCTTCCTCGTAGGACTCTACGGCGGCTTCGCGCAGGCGGGCGTGGGCTATCTCTCGCTGCTCGTGCTCGGCGCGGTGCTGCGCTACGACCTGGTGCGGGCCAACGCGCTCAAGATCGCCATCTCCGGCATGTTCGGCATCGTCCCGCTGGCGGTCTTCCTGCTGGCGGGCAAGGTGCTGTGGGTGCCCGGCGCGGTGCTGGCCGTTGCCACCATCGTGGGCTCGCGCCTTGGGGTGCGCTTTGCGCTCGATGCAAAGGCCGACACCCTGCGCTGGATCCTCTTTGGCTGCGTGGTGCTGGCCTGCTCGGTTCTGCTCTGGCGGCGCTTCGGCCCGCTGGTCATGGGCTAG